In Gammaproteobacteria bacterium, the genomic window TTTCTACTCTGTTACTAAAGAACCCGATTATCAAACGAATTCACTTACAGGTCCTTATCGTGACTCTGGCTTAAGTACTTTGTTCAAACAAGTGAGCAACAGCAATACTTTTGGTATGTCAGATTTTAGTCGCTACGCCCCAAGTAATAATGATCCCGCAGCCTTTATTGCGTTGCCATTAACCAACAGTGATGGCGTGTCAGTAGTGGTAGCCTTGCAGTTGTCGATTGAAAAAATCAATCAATTGATGCAACAACGTTCAGGGATGGGTAATACCGGTGAAAGTTATCTGATTGGCAGTGACTTGTTAATGCGTTCAGATTCATTTCTTGATCCCGCGGGGCACTCTGTCACCGCCTCATTTTCGGGAAATGTTGCAAATAACGGGGTTGATACCCAAGCGTCTAACCTAGCCATTAATGGTAAAGAGAGCCATCAAGTTATTATCGATTACAATAACAACCCGGTATTATCGGCATTTACCCCGATTGATATTCATGGCATACGTTGGGCGGTTATTTCCGAAATTGATGTCGCCGAAGCCTTTGCGCCAATCAAAACACTCTATTGGACTATTTTAATTATTGTTGTCATTGCTGTTATCGCCATTGTCTCGGTTGCTTTGGTTATTTCTGCATCTATATTAAAACCTTTAGGTGGTGAGCCAAGTGAAATGCAGTTGATTTCAGAGACGATTGCAAGTGGCGACTTAACGATTGCTTTTGATGATCAGAGGAATATTGAAGGTGCTTACGGCGCAATGCAGAAAATGGCTAAACAACTGCGTAATGTCATGGGAGAGATTATTCATGACAGCCATAGTCTGGCCAGTGTTGCTGAACAAACCAGTGCGTCGAGCCTGCAGTCAACAGCGAGCTTGCAAGAACAACAGGCAAGTATCGAACAAATTGCGACAGCAGTAGAACAAATGTCTATAAGTATTAATGAAGTATCACAAACAGCAGTACAAGTTGCCAGTAGCTCTCAGACAATGCAATCATCGTCAGACAAAGCGCATCATGCACTCAATCAAACGATTACAGATTTAGACTCATTAGACCAAGAGATAACGCAAGCCAGTGAAGTTATTAAGGAATTAGAAAAAGACTCATATGAGATAGGCACTGTATTAGAGGTTATAAGAGGGATTGCGGATCAAACAAACTTACTTGCACTAAATGCTGCAATTGAAGCGGCTAGAGCAGGTGAGCAAGGACGAGGCTTCGCGGTGGTGGCTGATGAAGTCCGGACGTTGGCATCTAAAACCCAAGAATCAACCAAAAGCATTGAACAGATGATTACCAAGTTACAAGACGTTTCAAACAAAGCGGTTAAAGTGATGACATTTAGCCGTGATGTTTGCCAAAAAACGGTGTCAAATGCTCATGAGACTGTTGGCGTGTTAACCGAGATGAACAGCGAAGTGAATAATATGACGCAATTGACCGAAATGATTGCAACGGCGGTTGAAGAACAATCACGGGTGTCGGTTGAAATAAGTCAAAGTGTCACCGTCATTAGCGATGTTGCACATGAGAACTCTGCAAGTGCAGAGCAGGTGTCTTCTGCTAGTCATGAAATAAGTCATATTGCCAGCACGCTGAGTCAGCTAACATCGAGATTTAAAGTGACATAATAATTTGTCAAATTGCACAGTTTTAATGAAATGTCGTGTTTATTAGACTAATAGTTAGCTAGTTTGATGATCTGATTTTAAGATCCAGTTAAACTAGCTAGACATTTACTGACAGACATTATTATGAATACACCTTTTAGCCATCAAACCGCTTTTATTCTAGACAAAGCGCATTATGGAGAATGCTTCGACCAATCAGTGGCAATCGACACGACTATTAAACCATACTATAAAGCGATGGTATTATTTGTAGTCGGTCTAATATTATTATTTGTGGTTGGGGTTAATTATTACGGTGCCTTTTTTGTGGTCGCTTTAGCTGCGCTTGAAGCAGTAAGTGTGCGCTACCGTAAAGCATGGTGGTTAGTAAGACAAATGCTAAGCAAAGCGTCAAACAGTGAGATCACACTAATTATTGATCAGCAAGGCATCACCACAAAATCGTTCCATGTTAATGGTGAAATTAAATGGTGCGATGTCAGTGAAATAAAACAAACTGACCAAGGTTTGTTAATCATTCACCAAGGCGGCACTAACTACATCTCAAAAAGCTGTTTGGAGCAAAACGTACAAGATTTTATATTGAGTCATCAACAGTAGTCGAACCCAAGTAACGACCATCTGCAACAATCCAGGATAGCGATGGCTAACTGCCTAGCATCTGTAGCATACATATATATAACGTAAGGTAGTATCGAGTGAGTAATAAAGCAGTTTTTCTAGATCGTGATGGCGTCATCAATATTGATACTGGTTATGTGTCACATAGAGATGATTTTGAATTTATCGATGGCGTAATTGACGCCTGTCAGCAAATTAAAGAAAAAGGTTATCAGTTAGTCGTTATAACAAACCAATCAGGCATTGCACGCGGTTACTTCAGCGAAGATGATTTTATGACATTAACCGAATGGATGGACTGGTCACTTGCTGACAAAGGCGTTGAACTTGACGGTATCTATTATTGCCCGCATCACCCAGACCAAGGTATCGGTGA contains:
- a CDS encoding methyl-accepting chemotaxis protein produces the protein MILKRKLVLTFLLIALIPTLTVGFIAAYSASTTIESEVFAKLIAVRDTKKTQIKNYFTERQGDIEILSRTVKKSLDFSSATALIESAHNNHAFFEQFINVYGYYDFFLIDHAGDVFYSVTKEPDYQTNSLTGPYRDSGLSTLFKQVSNSNTFGMSDFSRYAPSNNDPAAFIALPLTNSDGVSVVVALQLSIEKINQLMQQRSGMGNTGESYLIGSDLLMRSDSFLDPAGHSVTASFSGNVANNGVDTQASNLAINGKESHQVIIDYNNNPVLSAFTPIDIHGIRWAVISEIDVAEAFAPIKTLYWTILIIVVIAVIAIVSVALVISASILKPLGGEPSEMQLISETIASGDLTIAFDDQRNIEGAYGAMQKMAKQLRNVMGEIIHDSHSLASVAEQTSASSLQSTASLQEQQASIEQIATAVEQMSISINEVSQTAVQVASSSQTMQSSSDKAHHALNQTITDLDSLDQEITQASEVIKELEKDSYEIGTVLEVIRGIADQTNLLALNAAIEAARAGEQGRGFAVVADEVRTLASKTQESTKSIEQMITKLQDVSNKAVKVMTFSRDVCQKTVSNAHETVGVLTEMNSEVNNMTQLTEMIATAVEEQSRVSVEISQSVTVISDVAHENSASAEQVSSASHEISHIASTLSQLTSRFKVT
- a CDS encoding YcxB family protein gives rise to the protein MNTPFSHQTAFILDKAHYGECFDQSVAIDTTIKPYYKAMVLFVVGLILLFVVGVNYYGAFFVVALAALEAVSVRYRKAWWLVRQMLSKASNSEITLIIDQQGITTKSFHVNGEIKWCDVSEIKQTDQGLLIIHQGGTNYISKSCLEQNVQDFILSHQQ
- the gmhB gene encoding D-glycero-beta-D-manno-heptose 1,7-bisphosphate 7-phosphatase, with the translated sequence MSNKAVFLDRDGVINIDTGYVSHRDDFEFIDGVIDACQQIKEKGYQLVVITNQSGIARGYFSEDDFMTLTEWMDWSLADKGVELDGIYYCPHHPDQGIGEYKQACDCRKPQPGMINSAAESLELDLSQSYLVGDKVSDIQAGQNAGVGTNILVRTGKEITAEGEELADHVISTLQDVIKLLK